The following coding sequences lie in one Heyndrickxia oleronia genomic window:
- a CDS encoding YajQ family cyclic di-GMP-binding protein → MAKESSFDIVSNVDFSEVTNAINLAMKEIQTRYDFKGSKSEISLDKEELVLISDDEFKMNQLKDVLFSKLIKRGVPVKNLDYGKLEGASGGTVRQRAKLIQGIDKENAKKINTIIKNSGVKVKSQVQDDQIRVTGKSRDDLQKIIAAVREADLSVDVQFVNYR, encoded by the coding sequence ATGGCAAAAGAAAGTTCTTTTGATATTGTATCGAATGTTGATTTTTCAGAAGTAACTAATGCGATTAATCTAGCAATGAAAGAAATTCAAACACGATATGATTTTAAGGGAAGTAAGAGTGAAATCAGTTTGGATAAAGAAGAGCTTGTCCTTATATCTGATGACGAATTTAAAATGAATCAATTAAAAGATGTCCTCTTTAGTAAGCTAATAAAAAGAGGAGTTCCTGTTAAAAATCTGGACTATGGCAAATTAGAAGGTGCCTCTGGTGGAACTGTTCGACAACGTGCAAAGCTTATTCAAGGCATTGATAAGGAAAACGCCAAAAAAATTAATACCATCATTAAAAACAGTGGTGTAAAAGTAAAGAGTCAAGTTCAGGATGATCAAATTCGCGTAACGGGAAAAAGTCGTGATGATTTACAAAAGATCATTGCTGCAGTACGGGAAGCAGACCTATCTGTTGACGTGCAATTTGTAAACTATCGATAG
- a CDS encoding GNAT family N-acetyltransferase, whose product MEITIREIKLEDATKLLQHTQLVFTQSTFLLTTPEEFTLTIERQRDWIEEQSKIGNYMLVAEDNGKIIGFLNASRSQRKRVSHNCMFGISIQKDYWNKGIGRKMIMKMLQWAESHPQIEKVLLEVFAHNERAIHLYQSLGFIEEGRKKKHIKFDDGTYIDEIIMSRFVK is encoded by the coding sequence ATGGAAATTACGATTCGAGAAATTAAATTAGAAGATGCAACAAAATTACTCCAGCATACACAATTAGTGTTTACCCAATCTACGTTCTTATTAACCACTCCTGAAGAATTTACATTAACAATTGAAAGGCAACGTGACTGGATAGAGGAACAGTCAAAAATAGGTAATTATATGCTAGTTGCAGAAGACAACGGTAAGATTATTGGCTTTTTAAATGCATCACGTTCACAAAGAAAAAGAGTCAGTCATAATTGCATGTTTGGTATAAGTATTCAAAAGGATTATTGGAATAAAGGGATAGGCAGGAAAATGATTATGAAAATGTTACAGTGGGCAGAAAGTCATCCTCAAATTGAAAAAGTTCTACTCGAAGTTTTTGCTCATAATGAAAGAGCGATTCATTTATATCAATCATTGGGATTTATAGAAGAAGGAAGGAAGAAAAAACATATTAAATTTGATGATGGCACTTATATCGATGAAATAATTATGTCAAGATTTGTAAAATAA